In a genomic window of Quercus lobata isolate SW786 chromosome 4, ValleyOak3.0 Primary Assembly, whole genome shotgun sequence:
- the LOC115984920 gene encoding F-box/kelch-repeat protein At3g06240-like — protein sequence MSSSMSSKWRWGRRYSTWGWRWGRRSRRSKLRLSSNNNNNLYLPEELLEEILSWLPVKSLFRFMCVQKSWSTLFRNPTFIAKHLLHHQTKTENPSILVMSSDSTGYGFSQHPYPDDDAVRIVDFSKDLCLTVLRRHTYINLFSCINGIICIGCSDVFALWNPAIRERKIIRCPPLPQRPFFPPYNYTTLFAFGYDQYSSDYKVVRIVTYKKNSPPTQNSLFTDYYNFFHVYSLNADSWTQVIDTTIHRSNLWLLSNYAIYFNGVNHWLGFFDNGHINELGRNRDFEIILSFDMSRVVFRIMKLPDEVFRKLRYPVDSVSSMQRHKVFSVFNDCLAFIFYKMGTMTEKYFDIWVMREYGVEDSWTKQLVVGPLLGIHRPLKFSKNGMLLLLGDDGAIVLYNIGSKEIRNLQIPEFPRSFIPREAMVYVESLVSLKGA from the coding sequence ATGTCGAGTTCGATGAGTTCGAAGTGGAGGTGGGGGCGAAGGTATTCGACGTGGGGGTGGAGGTGGGGGCGAAGGTCGAGAAGGTCCAAATTAAGGTTAAgctccaataataataataatttatatttaccGGAGGAGTTGTTGGAAGAGATCCTGTCATGGCTTCCAGTTAAATCATTATTTCGTTTCATGTGCGTTCAAAAGTCATGGTCTACTCTTTTCCGAAACCCAACTTTCATTGCCAAACACCTTCTTCAccatcaaacaaaaacagaaaatccaagtattttggtcatgaGCTCTGATTCAACAGGATATGGCTTCTCTCAGCACCCTTATCCTGATGATGATGCTGTACGTATTGTGGACTTTTCAAAGGACTTGTGCTTGACCGTACTTCGTCGACATACATATATCAACCTGTTTAGTTGCATCAATGGTATTATTTGCATTGGTTGCTCCGATGTATTTGCCTTATGGAATCCAGCAATCAGAGAACGTAAGATCATTCGTTGTCCCCCACTTCCCCAGCGTCCTTTTTTTCCTCCATATAACTATACAACACTTTTTGCATTTGGTTATGATCAATATTCTAGTGATTACAAGGTGGTTAGAATTGTCACTTACAAAAAGAATTCTCCACCTACCCAGAATTCACTCTTCACAGActactacaatttttttcatgtttacTCCCTAAATGCTGATTCCTGGACCCAAGTAATTGACACCACTATTCATCGTTCAAACCTTTGGTTGCTTTCTAATTATGCAATTTACTTCAATGGTGTTAATCATTGGCTCGGTTTCTTTGACAACGGCCACATAAATGAACTTGGGCGGAATCGTGATTTTGAGATAATTCTATCCTTCGACATGAGTCGTGTGGTGTTTCGAATAATGAAGTTGCCAGATGAGGTGTTTCGAAAACTAAGGTACCCTGTGGACAGTGTTTCAAGTATGCAGAGACACAAAGTTTTTTCTGTGTTCAATGATTGccttgcttttattttttataagatgGGTACTATGACAGAGAAATACTTTGATATATGGGTGATGCGTGAATATGGGGTTGAGGATTCTTGGACCAAACAACTTGTTGTGGGACCCTTGTTAGGAATTCACAGGCCCCTAAAATTTTCCAAGAATGGAATGCTTCTCCTTCTTGGTGACGATGGCGCAATAGTCTTGTATAACATTGGTTCTAAAGAAATTAGGAACCTTCAAATTCCAGAGTTTCCGAGATCATTCATCCCAAGAGAAGCTATGGTGTATGTTGAGAGCCTAGTTTCACTCAAGGGTGCCTGA